One segment of Asaia bogorensis NBRC 16594 DNA contains the following:
- a CDS encoding DUF2155 domain-containing protein, with protein MKRTGIHALVQTQGHKRVLRLSNLAPLAVIALMTAPSMPALAAEAVAPPVMYPAGLWQGRGEAVIRVLNRTDSHIETMTIPVGGQAQYRSLHLGVTRCVERPETLPSNAAALITTSDDTDPGAHYTGWILAQEPSLGTYKSALYGISVVACSGPKADPTLAPLPQPVVPVLGANTPDSAQSQPGDLNDPSQGSAALPVRSGTLPANGGNPASGASAGPTRLTPLGDPANSSRPMGGAYSQPTRNETSQGQSLPRPPKSPSSSADQGGPMQLAPLSGGPVSNGTPSNGSGQPLPPPQPYGQ; from the coding sequence ATGAAACGCACCGGGATACACGCTCTTGTCCAGACACAGGGCCACAAGCGCGTCCTGCGTTTGTCCAACCTTGCGCCTCTGGCTGTCATTGCCCTGATGACTGCCCCTTCCATGCCCGCTCTGGCGGCGGAAGCCGTCGCGCCTCCGGTGATGTATCCGGCTGGTTTGTGGCAAGGTCGCGGTGAAGCCGTGATCCGCGTTCTCAACCGGACCGACTCCCATATCGAGACAATGACCATTCCGGTTGGCGGGCAGGCGCAATATCGCAGCCTGCATCTTGGCGTCACGCGCTGCGTCGAACGCCCCGAAACCCTGCCGAGCAATGCGGCAGCCCTCATCACCACCAGTGACGACACGGACCCCGGTGCCCATTACACGGGCTGGATTCTGGCGCAGGAACCTTCACTCGGCACCTATAAGAGCGCGCTCTACGGCATTTCAGTGGTTGCATGCTCCGGCCCGAAGGCCGACCCCACACTCGCCCCCCTGCCGCAGCCGGTCGTGCCTGTTCTGGGCGCGAATACGCCTGATAGTGCCCAGAGCCAGCCGGGCGATCTGAACGATCCGTCGCAGGGTTCCGCCGCGTTGCCTGTGCGCTCCGGCACACTTCCGGCAAATGGTGGCAACCCGGCCAGTGGCGCTTCGGCCGGGCCGACCCGCCTTACGCCGCTCGGTGACCCTGCAAACAGCTCACGCCCCATGGGAGGGGCTTACAGTCAGCCCACCCGCAACGAGACGAGCCAGGGACAATCGCTCCCTCGCCCCCCCAAGTCTCCTTCGTCCAGCGCCGATCAGGGTGGTCCCATGCAACTGGCGCCCCTTTCAGGCGGGCCGGTATCAAACGGCACGCCATCGAATGGCAGTGGCCAACCCCTTCCGCCTCCCCAGCCCTACGGACAGTAA
- the otsB gene encoding trehalose-phosphatase: MTTPSPTATPSSGPIAPSADHAAFLLDFDGTLVDIAPTPASVRVEPGLIETLLRLRDRCGGALAIVSGRPIEQIDHFLPGIPTAVAGEHGLTLRRSLDGQEEPVVTTPLPPEWQSRAEALTGRFPNTALERKKAGLVLHYRGNPDAGSLFEQEIIAWLAGQDDFEIHPSKMAWEIRLAGIHKGNAVEALMAQPPFAGRVPVFVGDDVTDMDGVRAAKALGGFGYLIPDDFPTAHEFRAWLARYVETA, translated from the coding sequence ATGACAACCCCCTCTCCCACGGCGACTCCGTCATCTGGCCCAATCGCGCCCTCTGCGGATCACGCAGCCTTTCTGCTCGATTTCGACGGGACTTTGGTCGATATTGCCCCCACACCGGCTTCTGTTCGGGTCGAGCCCGGCCTGATCGAGACGCTGCTGCGCCTCAGAGACCGTTGCGGCGGTGCGCTTGCCATCGTTAGCGGGCGTCCGATCGAACAGATCGACCATTTTCTGCCCGGTATCCCGACCGCTGTTGCAGGCGAGCATGGGCTTACCCTGCGCCGCAGCCTCGATGGACAGGAAGAACCTGTTGTCACAACGCCCCTGCCCCCGGAATGGCAAAGCCGTGCCGAAGCCCTGACAGGGCGTTTCCCCAATACGGCGCTCGAACGCAAGAAGGCGGGGCTCGTGCTGCATTATCGCGGCAATCCCGACGCTGGCAGCCTTTTCGAGCAGGAAATCATCGCATGGCTGGCGGGTCAGGATGATTTTGAAATCCATCCGTCCAAGATGGCCTGGGAAATCCGCCTCGCCGGTATTCACAAGGGCAATGCCGTCGAGGCTCTGATGGCGCAGCCTCCTTTCGCCGGACGCGTGCCGGTTTTTGTCGGAGACGATGTGACTGACATGGACGGCGTTCGGGCCGCCAAGGCCCTTGGCGGGTTCGGTTATCTCATTCCTGATGACTTCCCGACCGCCCATGAATTCAGGGCATGGCTTGCCCGTTATGTGGAGACTGCCTGA